Proteins encoded in a region of the Paenibacillus wynnii genome:
- the ptsG gene encoding glucose-specific PTS transporter subunit IIBC produces the protein MFKKLFGVLQRVGKALMLPVAILPAAGLLLGIGNMLVNPDFLQYVPALENNTVQAIANVLMNSGQVVFNNLALLFAVGVAIGLAGGEGVAGLAAIIGFLVLNITMGTVVGVNEYVLSQGNFAYASVLGIPTLQTGVFGGILVGVLAAAMYKRFFRIELPSYLGFFAGKRFVPIMTAVTSLILGLALTLIWPPIQEGLNYVSQSMIDTNKTFAAFIFGLIERSLIPFGLHHIFYSPFWYEFGTYVDNAGNLVRGDQRIFMQQLRDGVEFTAGTFTTGKYPFMMFGLPAAALAIYHESKPENKKFVGGLMVSAALTSFLTGITEPLEFSFLFVAPLLFAVHAVFAGLSFMTMHILNVKIGMTFSGGFIDYVLFGIIPNRTAWWLVIPVGLVIAVIYYFGFRFVIRKFNLRTPGREDPSDDDDDQNTAVVSTSGNDLPSNILSALGGKENITHLDACITRLRVEVKDKAGVDKNRLKKLGASGVLEVGNNIQAIFGTRSDTIKSQIQDVMNGKTPVAAPTPVPTPVLEKQAGEEGVAIMPEDIVSPVNGELMDITQVPDAVFSQKMTGDGFAFLSDDGKIASPVYGKVFNVFPSKHAIGIMSDGGKEVLVHIGVNTVKLKGQGFTVLVEEGDLVAAGQPIMEVDLEYVKAHAPSVISPVIFSNLPEGSSVTLKKPGKVSIGDKDIIVIQ, from the coding sequence ATGTTTAAAAAGCTTTTTGGCGTCTTGCAAAGAGTTGGTAAAGCGTTAATGCTTCCGGTAGCCATTCTTCCGGCAGCCGGCTTGCTATTAGGAATCGGGAATATGCTTGTCAATCCAGACTTCTTGCAGTATGTACCTGCACTTGAGAACAATACAGTTCAAGCTATTGCCAACGTATTAATGAATTCAGGACAGGTCGTTTTTAACAATCTGGCGTTGCTGTTTGCAGTCGGCGTAGCGATTGGTTTGGCTGGTGGGGAAGGCGTAGCAGGCCTTGCAGCCATTATCGGTTTCCTCGTATTAAACATTACGATGGGTACCGTTGTTGGTGTTAATGAGTATGTACTAAGCCAAGGTAACTTTGCTTATGCTAGCGTACTCGGAATTCCGACGCTGCAGACCGGGGTGTTTGGGGGTATATTAGTCGGGGTACTAGCTGCGGCGATGTACAAACGCTTCTTCAGAATCGAATTGCCGTCCTACCTGGGTTTCTTCGCAGGTAAACGTTTTGTTCCGATTATGACTGCGGTAACTTCACTGATCCTTGGTCTTGCTTTGACCCTAATTTGGCCACCTATTCAAGAAGGTCTGAATTATGTGTCCCAAAGTATGATTGATACGAATAAAACGTTCGCAGCCTTTATCTTTGGTCTGATTGAGCGCTCACTAATTCCGTTTGGATTGCATCACATTTTCTACTCCCCGTTCTGGTATGAATTCGGAACTTATGTAGATAATGCTGGCAACCTGGTACGTGGTGACCAACGGATCTTTATGCAGCAGCTTCGTGATGGTGTGGAATTCACAGCGGGTACATTTACTACAGGTAAATATCCGTTCATGATGTTCGGTCTTCCAGCCGCTGCTCTGGCGATCTACCATGAATCCAAACCTGAAAATAAAAAGTTTGTTGGTGGTTTGATGGTGTCTGCCGCCCTTACTTCTTTCCTCACAGGTATTACTGAGCCTCTCGAATTCTCGTTCCTTTTCGTGGCTCCGCTGCTATTCGCAGTACATGCTGTTTTTGCGGGTCTGTCCTTTATGACCATGCACATTCTAAATGTAAAAATCGGAATGACCTTCTCCGGGGGTTTCATCGACTATGTGCTTTTCGGAATTATTCCGAACCGCACAGCATGGTGGCTTGTTATTCCGGTAGGTCTTGTAATCGCGGTAATCTACTATTTCGGATTCCGGTTCGTTATACGGAAATTTAATCTAAGAACTCCGGGCCGTGAAGATCCGTCGGACGATGACGATGACCAAAACACCGCAGTTGTTTCAACTAGCGGCAATGATCTTCCGAGTAATATCTTGTCCGCTCTTGGCGGTAAGGAAAATATCACCCATCTGGATGCTTGTATTACCCGTCTTCGGGTAGAAGTAAAAGATAAAGCAGGTGTTGATAAGAACCGTCTCAAGAAACTTGGAGCTTCAGGTGTCCTTGAGGTTGGTAATAACATACAGGCGATCTTCGGTACACGTTCCGATACGATTAAATCACAGATTCAGGATGTAATGAATGGTAAAACACCAGTTGCTGCTCCTACACCCGTTCCTACTCCGGTGTTAGAGAAACAAGCCGGTGAAGAAGGTGTAGCGATTATGCCGGAAGATATAGTATCGCCAGTTAATGGAGAATTGATGGATATCACTCAGGTTCCTGACGCTGTTTTCTCCCAAAAAATGACGGGTGACGGTTTTGCTTTCCTATCTGATGATGGTAAGATTGCATCTCCTGTATATGGTAAAGTGTTCAACGTATTCCCGAGCAAGCATGCTATCGGTATCATGTCTGATGGCGGCAAAGAAGTGCTCGTTCACATAGGGGTTAATACTGTGAAACTTAAAGGTCAGGGCTTTACTGTTCTTGTCGAAGAAGGCGACCTTGTTGCCGCTGGACAACCGATTATGGAAGTTGATCTTGAATACGTGAAGGCACATGCTCCTTCAGTAATCTCGCCGGTTATTTTCTCGAATCTTCCCGAAGGTTCTTCTGTAACTTTGAAGAAGCCGGGCAAGGTATCCATTGGTGACAAGGATATCATCGTAATCCAGTAA